In one Cyclopterus lumpus isolate fCycLum1 chromosome 22, fCycLum1.pri, whole genome shotgun sequence genomic region, the following are encoded:
- the rtn4ip1 gene encoding reticulon-4-interacting protein 1 homolog, mitochondrial yields the protein MSHLRRVVSCGRLFRHSKVPRVNTAVCCHGSPNGPVSTTTRSMTVMPAWVIDKYGSNEALRFTKNAGFPVINYPNEVIVRVHSAGLNPLDVRMRDGYGSASLSMKRDPLNIKSSSEFPLILGRDVSGVIMECGLDVKYFREWDEVWAAIPPWKQGSLAEFVVLSANEVSHKPKSMSHREAAAVPYAASTAWSALVNTGGLSKDNCAKKRILILGGSGGVGTFAIQMLKAWGAHVTVTCSQNAELFVRGLGADHVVDYTAGPVEEPLGALEKFDLILDNVGGDTERWALTLLKPWCGAKFVTLVTPFLQNTDRLGIADGMMQNAATVATKALKHLVKGVHYRWGFFVPSGPVLDEIREMVDAGQIRTVVEDTFCFSQVPEAFEKMEKGHARGKTVVQISK from the exons ATGAGTCATTTGAGACGCGTCGTGTCCTGCGGGCGCTTGTTTCGCCACAGTAAAGTACCACGTGTGAACACAGCGGTTTGCTGCCACGGGAGTCCGAATGGACCGGTCAGTACGACCACACGCAGCATGACTGTAATGCCCGCCTGGGTCATTGACAAATATGGAAGCAATGAAGCCTTGCGCTTCACCAAAAATGCCGGTTTCCCCGTCATCAACTACCCCAATGAGGTCATTGTCCGAGTGCATTCAGCGGGACTGAACCCGCTTGACGTCCGCATGAGAG ATGGCTACGGGTCCGCGAGCCTGTCAATGAAGAGAGACCCTCTGAATATCAAGTCCAGCAGCGAGTTCCCCCTCATCCTGGGGAGGGACGTGTCCGGGGTCATCATGGAGTGCGGCCTGGACGTGAAGTACTTCAGAGAGTGGGATGAG GTGTGGGCGGCCATCCCACCGTGGAAGCAGGGCAGCTTGGCTGAGTTCGTGGTGCTGAGTGCCAACGAG gtatCCCACAAACCAAAGTCCATGAGCCACAGAGAGGCAGCAGCCGTTCCCTATGCGGCATCCACTGCCTGGTCGGCACTGGTCAACACTGGTGGGCTCAGTAAGGACAACTGTGCCAAGAAGCG GATTTTGATCCTCGGAGGGTCCGGGGGAGTGGGAACGTTTGCTATACAG ATGCTGAAGGCCTGGGGAGCCCACGTGACCGTTACCTGCTCCCAGAATGCAGAGCTGTTTGTGAGGGGCCTGGGGGCGGACCACGTGGTGGACTACACCGCCGGGCCCGTCGAGGAGCCGCTCGGTGCGCTGGAGAA ATTCGACCTGATCCTGGATAACGTTGGGGGAGACACGGAGCGCTGGGCGCTGACTCTGCTAAAACCTTGGTGTGGCGCCAAGTTTGTCACCCTTGTCACACCGTTCCTCCAGAACACCGACAGGCTGGGCATTGCTGACGGCATGATGCAGAATGCCGCCACGGTGGCCACCAAAGCCCTCAAG CACCTAGTCAAAGGCGTTCACTACCGCTGGGGGTTCTTTGTACCTAGCGGCCCTGTCTTGGATGAAATAAGGGAAATGGTGGATGCAGGACAG ATTCGGACTGTGGTGGAGGACACTTTCTGCTTTTCCCAGGTTCCTGAGGCCTTCGAGAAGATGGAGAAGGGTCATGCTCGCGGAAAGACAGTGGTGCAGATCAGCAAATAG
- the qrsl1 gene encoding glutamyl-tRNA(Gln) amidotransferase subunit A, mitochondrial, which produces MLGLTIREVSAALREGRISPTELCRKCLNRIKRTRHLNAYIAVTEELALKQAGEAEARLLRGAPKGPLDGIPFAVKDNFCTENIKTTCASRMLKDYTPPYTATVVQKLLNQGAILMGKTNMDEFAMGAGSTDGAFGPVRNPWSYAAPYRERTGAAPDSDWVVTGGSSGGSAAAVASLTSYLALGSDTGGSTRNPGALCGVVALKPTYGLLSRHGLIPLVNSMDVPGIMTRSVSDAAIVLGILQGQDTRDSTTTAAPSSLTELPEHFDVKNICVGIPQEYHAPGLSEETLAQWSRVADMFERAGARVKRVSLPHTQHSIVCYHVLCHAEVASNMARFDGLEYGHRSEEDSSTEAMYASSRHEGFNDVVRGRILSGNYFLLKQNSEHYFVKAQRVRRLIAEDFKRAFGSGVDVLLTPTTLADAARYSDFTQEDNRTRSAQEDVFTQPVNMAGLPAVSVPTALSSRGLPIGLQLIGPALQDKKLLGVAQWIEQRVGFPSISDCGDRGSTGQKRADFSCMSRAVDTREATVESHT; this is translated from the exons ATGCTCGGCCTGACGATACGGGAG GTGTCTGCGGCGCTCAGGGAGGGAAGAATCTCTCCGACGGAGCTTTGTAGGAAGTGTCTGAACCGCATCAAGAGAACGCGGCATCTTAACGCTTACATCGCTGTCACGGAGGAGCTGGCCCTGAAGCAGGCTGGAGAAGCAGAAGCCAGACTGCTGCGAG GTGCCCCCAAAGGTCCTCTGGATGGAATCCCCTTTGCAGTCAAGGACAACTTCTGCACAGAAAATATCAAGACCACATGTGCTTCCAGGATGCTTAAAG ACTACACCCCACCCTACACTGCTACAGTGGTGCAGAAGCTTTTGAACCAAGGGGCTATCCTCATGGGGAAGACCAACATGGACGAGTTTGCTATGGG TGCGGGCAGTACCGACGGGGCTTTTGGCCCAGTGAGAAACCCCTGGAGCTATGCTGCTCCctacagagagaggacaggggcggcgcccgactccgactgggTCGTCACTGGAGGAAGTTCAGGAGGAAGTGCTGCCGCTGTGGCCTCGCTCACCAGCTACCT GGCTCTGGGTTCAGACACAGGTGGTTCAACCCGTAACCCCGGAGCACTGTGTGGTGTTGTGGCCCTGAAGCCCACTTACGGTCTGCTGTCCAGACATGGTCTCATCCCCCTGGTCAACTCCATGGACGTCCCTGGCATTATGACCCGCAGTGTCAGTGATGCAGCCATAGTGTTGG GTATCCTCCAAGGCCAGGATACGAGAGACTCAACAACAACTGCTGCTCCCTCATCGCTGACGGAGCTACCCGAACACTTTGATGTCAAGAACATCTGTGTCGGCATTCCTCAG GAGTACCACGCCCCGGGGCTGTCTGAGGAGACTCTAGCACAGTGGAGTCGTGTTGCTGACATGTTTGAGAGGGCGGGGGCTCGGGTGAAGCGGGtatccctcccccacacccAGCACTCCATCGTGTGCTACCACGTCCTGTGCCACGCGGAGGTGGCGTCTAACATGGCCCGCTTTGACGGCCTCGAATACG GCCATCGTAGCGAGGAGGACAGCTCGACGGAGGCCATGTACGCCTCGAGCCGCCACGAGGGCTTCAACGATGTAGTGCGAGGGAGGATACTGTCTGGGAACTACTTCCTGCTCAAACA GAACTCCGAACACTACTTTGTGAAGGCCCAGAGAGTGCGCCGGCTGATCGCAGAGGATTTCAAGCGCGCGTTCGGCTCGGGTGTCGACGTGCTGCTGACGCCCACCACCCTGGCTGACGCGGCCCGGTACTCTGACTTCACACAGGAAGACAACCGGACGCGCAGCGCGCAGGAAGACGTCTTCACCCAGCCTGTCAACATGGCAG GTCTGCCCGCCGTTTCTGTGCCAACCGCTTTATCAAGCCGGGGCCTTCCCATTGGGTTACAGCTCATAGGCCCCGCCCTGCAGGACAAGAAGTTGCTCGGCGTCGCCCAATGGATCGAGCAGAGGGTCGGGTTCCCCTCCATTAGTGACTGTGGAGACCGAGGCAGCACCGGCCAAAAGAGAGCAGACTTCAGCTGCATGAGCAGAGCTGTGGACACAAGGGAAGCCACTGTTGAAAGTCACACGTGA